A section of the Enterobacter sp. C2 genome encodes:
- the pgpB gene encoding phosphatidylglycerophosphatase B: protein MLSIARRIAAGTGLLLIMPLLVLLFGWHWQPGGHSGWLKMLYWITETVTQPWGIITHVVLCGWFLWCLRFRLKAALMLFAILGAAIVIGQGVKSWVKTQAQEPRPFVVWLEKTHQIPVDEFYTLKRKERGALVQAQLTEQDNVPEFLRKHWQKETGFAFPSGHTMFAASWALLAVGLLWPRRRTVTIVVLMVWAVLVMGSRLLLGMHWPQDLAVATLISGILVTLATWLAQRLCGPLTPPVKEDIEIAQREEKNE from the coding sequence ATGCTCTCAATCGCAAGACGGATTGCCGCCGGAACGGGACTTCTACTGATCATGCCACTGTTGGTATTGCTCTTCGGCTGGCATTGGCAGCCTGGGGGCCACAGCGGCTGGCTTAAAATGCTCTACTGGATCACCGAAACGGTCACCCAGCCCTGGGGCATCATTACCCACGTCGTATTATGCGGCTGGTTTTTGTGGTGCTTACGCTTTCGCCTGAAGGCGGCGCTGATGCTGTTTGCCATTCTTGGGGCAGCAATCGTGATTGGCCAGGGGGTGAAATCCTGGGTTAAAACTCAGGCTCAGGAGCCGCGGCCGTTTGTCGTGTGGCTCGAAAAAACTCACCAAATTCCGGTAGATGAGTTCTACACTTTAAAACGTAAGGAGCGCGGCGCCCTGGTGCAGGCGCAGCTTACCGAGCAGGACAACGTGCCTGAGTTTTTACGCAAGCACTGGCAGAAAGAGACTGGTTTTGCCTTCCCCTCCGGTCACACGATGTTTGCCGCCAGCTGGGCGCTGCTGGCCGTAGGCCTGCTGTGGCCTCGCCGCCGCACGGTCACTATCGTTGTGCTGATGGTTTGGGCGGTGCTGGTGATGGGCAGCCGACTGCTGTTGGGCATGCACTGGCCGCAGGATCTGGCGGTGGCCACGCTCATCTCCGGTATTCTGGTTACCCTGGCGACCTGGCTTGCGCAGCGTCTCTGTGGACCGCTGACGCCACCGGTGAAAGAAGACATCGAGATAGCCCAGCGCGAAGAGAAAAATGAGTAA
- a CDS encoding LapA family protein encodes MKYLLIFLLVLAIFVVSVTLGAQNDQQVTFNYLLAQGEYRISTLLAVLFAAGFAIGWLICGLFWLRVRVSLARAERKIKRLEQQIAPATTAPATAAPAAPATTAPATHSVPVTTATTPVVKE; translated from the coding sequence GTGAAATATCTACTCATTTTCTTACTGGTGTTAGCAATCTTTGTCGTTTCCGTCACTCTGGGTGCGCAAAACGATCAGCAGGTGACCTTCAATTACCTGTTGGCGCAGGGGGAGTATCGTATCTCTACGCTGCTGGCGGTTCTGTTCGCCGCTGGCTTTGCTATCGGCTGGCTGATCTGCGGTCTTTTCTGGCTGCGCGTGCGGGTCTCTCTGGCGCGGGCAGAGCGGAAGATTAAGCGTCTCGAACAGCAAATCGCCCCTGCAACAACCGCTCCTGCAACGGCTGCTCCTGCTGCGCCTGCAACGACTGCGCCTGCCACCCATAGCGTTCCGGTAACGACCGCAACGACGCCGGTCGTCAAGGAATAA
- the lapB gene encoding lipopolysaccharide assembly protein LapB — MLELLFLLLPVAAAYGWYMGRRSAQQTKQDEANRLSRDYVAGVNFLLSNQQDKAVDLFLDMLKEDTGTVEAHLTLGNLFRSRGEVDRAIRIHQTLMESASLSYDQRLLAVQQLGRDYMAAGMYDRAEDMFNQLVDETDFRIGALQQLLQIYQATSEWQKAIDVAERLVKLGKDKQRGEIAHFYCELALQQMGNDDMDRAMALLKKGAAADRTSPRVSIMIGRVLIAKGDYAKAMESLLRVIDQDKELVSETLEMLQTCYLQLGKNDEWAEFLTRCVEENVGATADLMLAEIIDQREGQDQAQVTVTRQLQRHPTMRVFHKLMDYHLHDAEEGRAKESLMALRDMVGEQIRSKPRYRCQKCGFTAYTMYWHCPSCRAWSTVKPIRGLDGQ, encoded by the coding sequence ATGCTGGAGCTGTTGTTTCTGCTGTTACCCGTGGCAGCCGCCTACGGCTGGTACATGGGACGCAGAAGTGCGCAACAAACAAAGCAGGATGAGGCCAACCGGCTGTCACGTGACTACGTGGCCGGCGTCAACTTCCTGCTGAGTAACCAACAGGACAAGGCGGTAGACCTGTTCCTCGACATGCTCAAAGAGGATACCGGCACCGTTGAGGCGCATCTCACCCTGGGGAACCTGTTTCGCTCCCGCGGCGAGGTGGATCGTGCTATCCGCATCCATCAGACCCTGATGGAGAGCGCCTCTCTCTCCTATGACCAGCGCCTGCTGGCAGTTCAGCAGCTGGGCCGCGACTATATGGCTGCGGGCATGTACGATCGCGCCGAAGATATGTTTAATCAGCTGGTGGACGAAACCGATTTTCGCATCGGGGCGCTACAGCAGCTTCTGCAGATCTATCAGGCCACCAGCGAGTGGCAGAAGGCGATCGACGTTGCCGAGCGTCTGGTTAAGCTGGGTAAAGATAAACAGCGGGGCGAAATTGCCCATTTTTACTGCGAGCTTGCGTTGCAGCAGATGGGCAATGACGATATGGACCGCGCGATGGCGCTGCTGAAAAAAGGCGCTGCTGCCGATCGCACCAGCCCCCGGGTCTCTATCATGATTGGCCGCGTGCTGATCGCCAAAGGCGATTACGCTAAAGCCATGGAGAGCCTGCTACGGGTAATCGATCAAGATAAAGAGCTGGTCAGCGAAACCCTGGAGATGTTGCAGACCTGCTACCTCCAGCTCGGAAAAAACGACGAGTGGGCAGAGTTTCTTACCCGCTGCGTTGAGGAGAACGTGGGTGCGACCGCCGATTTGATGCTGGCTGAAATTATCGATCAGCGTGAAGGGCAGGATCAGGCGCAGGTCACCGTTACGCGTCAGCTCCAGCGTCACCCCACGATGCGCGTTTTCCATAAGCTAATGGATTACCACCTGCACGATGCCGAAGAGGGGCGGGCGAAAGAGAGCCTGATGGCGCTGCGAGACATGGTCGGGGAGCAGATCCGCAGCAAGCCGCGCTACCGCTGTCAAAAGTGCGGTTTTACAGCCTACACTATGTACTGGCACTGTCCTTCCTGTCGGGCGTGGTCAACGGTGAAGCCAATTCGCGGTCTCGACGGGCAGTAA